A window of Aeromicrobium sp. A1-2 contains these coding sequences:
- a CDS encoding DUF3180 domain-containing protein produces the protein MNRVRPTSAVLIAALIGTGLVVGRLVPPLIVRFDGSVPRLSWAAPLTLFLAAVLVGTLAWNTWQSLHKKQQRMTADHGIRMLAVAKSSAVVGSLVAGLYGGFALAFVEALDSPLGRERVVRGGAAAIASVLLLIAAVLLERACRLPGDDDEGKGGKVSKGPPDPTPA, from the coding sequence ATGAATCGGGTACGTCCGACCTCGGCGGTGCTGATCGCGGCGCTGATCGGAACCGGTCTGGTCGTCGGCCGGCTGGTGCCACCGCTGATCGTCCGTTTCGACGGCAGTGTGCCGCGGTTGAGCTGGGCGGCGCCGTTGACGCTGTTCCTGGCCGCCGTGCTGGTCGGTACGCTGGCCTGGAACACCTGGCAGAGCCTGCACAAGAAGCAGCAGCGGATGACGGCGGACCATGGGATCAGGATGTTGGCGGTCGCCAAGTCGTCCGCCGTCGTCGGATCCCTCGTGGCGGGTCTCTACGGCGGGTTCGCGCTTGCGTTCGTCGAGGCGTTGGACTCGCCACTGGGCCGGGAGCGGGTCGTCCGTGGTGGTGCCGCGGCGATTGCCAGCGTCCTGCTCCTGATCGCCGCCGTGCTGCTCGAGCGGGCCTGTCGGCTCCCCGGCGACGACGATGAGGGCAAGGGCGGCAAGGTGTCCAAGGGCCCCCCCGACCCGACGCCCGCCTGA
- a CDS encoding DUF885 domain-containing protein, protein MADTTPRIPTPMDDLAEEWLDDLLDLQPELHVHLGRPGRESDYTDRSPDGVGQAVDAARSMLARVRRTDPVDAVDSVTRAELIRTIELDIEQVEAGFWQRDLNVIASPGQDLRDIFDLMDTETEDDWSHVARRMHNLPDAMAGYLDSLRIGIAAKNTPALRQVREVAAQARKQAGADSFFTALAARADVPPALRTDLESGAQAASEAYAVLADFLERELAPRAPVADGVGREHYAIASRHFVGAEIDLDETYEWGLEELARMVREQESIADQIKPGATVAEAIAHLDTDPAHKLHSTEALQAWMQETSDRAVADLGRTHFDIPEPMRRLECMIAPTQEGGIYYTPPSDDFQRAGRMWWSVPQGITEFDTWRELTTVYHEGVPGHHLQLGLATYNRAELNGWRRINWNSGHGEGWALYAERLMADLGYLDNPADRLGMLDGQRMRAARVVVDLGVHLGKPKPDGSGTWTGDDAFGFLSQHVNMNEPFIRFEANRYLGWPGQAPSYKVGQRMWEQLRDAYVAANGPDLKEFHRRALSVGSIGLDTLRQSLLA, encoded by the coding sequence ATGGCCGACACCACTCCCCGCATCCCGACCCCCATGGATGATCTCGCCGAGGAGTGGCTCGACGACCTGCTCGACCTCCAGCCTGAGCTGCACGTCCACCTCGGCCGCCCCGGACGCGAGTCCGACTACACCGATCGCTCCCCCGACGGCGTAGGCCAGGCGGTCGACGCGGCCCGGTCGATGCTGGCGCGCGTACGCAGGACGGACCCGGTAGACGCGGTCGACTCCGTCACGAGGGCCGAGCTGATCCGCACCATCGAGCTCGACATCGAGCAGGTCGAGGCCGGCTTCTGGCAGCGCGACCTCAACGTCATCGCCTCGCCGGGTCAGGACCTCCGCGACATCTTCGACCTGATGGACACCGAGACCGAGGACGACTGGTCACACGTCGCGCGCCGCATGCACAACCTGCCCGATGCGATGGCCGGCTACCTCGACTCGCTACGGATCGGCATCGCGGCCAAGAACACACCCGCGCTCCGCCAGGTGCGCGAGGTCGCGGCCCAGGCCCGCAAGCAGGCCGGAGCCGACAGCTTCTTCACGGCATTGGCGGCCCGCGCGGACGTGCCGCCGGCCCTCCGGACGGACCTCGAGTCGGGCGCGCAGGCGGCCAGCGAGGCGTACGCGGTCCTGGCCGACTTCCTGGAGCGCGAGCTGGCGCCGCGCGCCCCGGTCGCCGACGGCGTCGGTCGCGAGCACTACGCCATCGCGTCACGCCACTTCGTCGGAGCCGAGATCGATCTTGACGAGACGTACGAGTGGGGGCTCGAGGAGCTCGCCCGGATGGTCCGGGAGCAGGAGTCGATCGCCGACCAGATCAAGCCCGGCGCGACGGTCGCCGAGGCGATCGCCCACCTCGACACCGATCCGGCACACAAGCTGCACAGCACCGAGGCCCTGCAGGCCTGGATGCAGGAGACCAGCGACCGAGCCGTCGCGGACCTGGGGCGTACGCACTTCGACATCCCCGAGCCGATGCGTCGGCTCGAGTGCATGATCGCGCCGACCCAGGAGGGCGGCATCTACTACACCCCGCCCAGCGACGACTTCCAGCGCGCCGGCCGCATGTGGTGGAGCGTCCCGCAGGGCATCACCGAGTTCGACACCTGGCGCGAGCTCACGACGGTTTATCACGAGGGTGTGCCGGGGCACCACCTCCAGCTGGGTCTCGCCACGTACAACCGGGCCGAGCTCAACGGCTGGCGCCGGATCAACTGGAACTCTGGACACGGGGAGGGCTGGGCTCTGTACGCCGAGCGGTTGATGGCGGACCTGGGCTACCTCGACAACCCGGCCGACCGGCTCGGGATGCTGGACGGGCAGCGGATGCGCGCAGCCCGGGTCGTGGTCGACCTCGGCGTGCACCTCGGCAAGCCCAAGCCGGACGGATCCGGCACGTGGACCGGCGACGACGCTTTCGGCTTCCTGTCCCAGCACGTCAACATGAACGAGCCCTTCATCCGTTTCGAGGCCAACCGCTATCTGGGCTGGCCCGGCCAGGCCCCGTCGTACAAGGTCGGACAACGCATGTGGGAACAGCTCCGCGACGCGTACGTCGCCGCCAATGGCCCTGATCTCAAGGAGTTCCACCGCCGCGCCCTGTCGGTCGGCAGCATCGGCCTCGACACGCTGCGTCAGTCGTTGCTGGCCTGA
- a CDS encoding NADH-quinone oxidoreductase subunit D has translation MTEVTASVGAGFATTDMVLNIGPQHPATHGVLRLRLTLDGERVMACEPIIGYMHRGVEKLFEVRDYRQIIVLANRHDWLSAFSSELGVVLAVEDMLGMEVPERATWIRTLLAELNRVLNHLMFLGSYPLELGAITPIFYAFRERETIQEVMEEVSGGRMHYMFNRVGGLKEDIPAGWTGRASAAIATVRTRLDELEDLIFGNEIFRARTQGIGVLSADLVHAYGVSGPIARASGLDLDLRRDEPYLAYGELQDVLRVPVRTDGDCYARFAVLLEQTKVSLDLADACIARLADIAPGPVNVRLPKILKAPEGSTYVWTENPLGLNGYYLVSRGEKTPWRLKLRSASFNNVAVLPEIVSGTVVADLVAILGSMFFVVGDIDK, from the coding sequence ATGACCGAGGTGACCGCCAGCGTCGGCGCCGGCTTCGCGACGACCGACATGGTGCTCAACATCGGTCCGCAGCACCCGGCGACCCATGGCGTTCTTCGCCTGCGGCTGACCCTGGACGGCGAGCGGGTCATGGCCTGCGAGCCGATCATCGGCTACATGCACCGTGGCGTCGAGAAGCTCTTCGAGGTCCGCGACTACCGACAGATCATCGTTCTGGCCAACCGGCACGACTGGCTCAGCGCCTTCTCCTCCGAGCTCGGCGTCGTCCTGGCGGTCGAGGACATGCTCGGCATGGAGGTCCCTGAACGGGCGACCTGGATCCGTACGCTGCTGGCCGAGCTCAACCGGGTGCTCAACCACCTGATGTTCCTGGGTTCCTATCCGCTCGAGCTCGGCGCGATCACACCGATCTTCTATGCGTTCCGCGAGCGGGAGACCATCCAGGAGGTCATGGAGGAGGTCTCCGGTGGTCGGATGCACTACATGTTCAACCGGGTCGGCGGCCTCAAGGAGGACATCCCGGCCGGCTGGACGGGACGAGCCTCGGCGGCGATCGCGACGGTCCGGACCCGCCTGGACGAGCTCGAGGACCTGATCTTCGGCAACGAGATCTTCCGCGCCCGCACCCAGGGGATCGGCGTGCTCTCCGCCGACCTCGTGCACGCCTACGGCGTCTCCGGGCCGATCGCCCGCGCCTCCGGTCTCGACCTGGACCTGCGGCGCGACGAGCCGTACCTCGCGTACGGCGAGCTGCAGGACGTCCTGCGGGTGCCGGTGAGGACCGACGGCGACTGCTACGCGCGATTCGCGGTACTGCTCGAGCAGACCAAGGTCTCTCTCGACCTGGCCGATGCGTGTATCGCCCGGCTGGCCGACATCGCGCCGGGACCGGTCAACGTGCGCCTGCCCAAGATCCTCAAGGCGCCGGAGGGGTCGACATACGTGTGGACCGAGAACCCGCTGGGGCTCAACGGCTACTACCTGGTCTCCCGCGGAGAGAAGACTCCCTGGCGGCTCAAGCTGCGCTCTGCCTCGTTCAACAACGTCGCGGTGCTGCCCGAGATCGTCAGCGGCACCGTCGTGGCCGATCTCGTCGCGATCCTCGGCTCGATGTTCTTCGTCGTCGGCGACATCGACAAGTAG
- a CDS encoding polysaccharide pyruvyl transferase family protein, which translates to MTRLLIRSGKDPFTAVAAESTLTQDVFNSNSGNYLFQHSVWKALSIDGAELVSNGTLSERQPPQEGDAERINSEFDHLVIPMANAFRPEFAPRLDRLSELLQQLTIPVTVTGIGAQAAHGLGAESLEPISDSVKKFVSLVLDRSASIGVRGEFTRSYLRGLGFADEAVDVIGCPSLFLHGRDFTVDKKVDAITQDSRLALNLTPEVPGIGAFATAQTERHPHLTYIGQDSNDLRLMLWGVPFPHVHDPLVPVHLNHPIYQADRMRLFLDTWTWYDFLADHDFAYGTRFHGNVAALLGGTPALLLAHDSRTIELAEYHQMPFTLMPEFTADLRAEELYESTDMSKFNAAMPERFDRYTAFLERNRLAHIWQDGAGTGEFDERLTAARFPAPVRPLVAPDGGEIASRLQWLREGMVLDITRHEQAYQHPSPYPEWRGGGSLHDRRVRATDARLSDHKALIASQKTQIAKQKDQITKHSADIAALRLHLTKVEHRTLAGLLARIKRAVVSALRRA; encoded by the coding sequence ATGACTCGGTTGCTGATCCGATCCGGCAAGGACCCCTTCACCGCTGTCGCAGCCGAATCGACGTTGACCCAGGACGTCTTCAACAGCAACAGCGGCAACTACCTGTTCCAGCACTCGGTGTGGAAGGCTCTGTCGATCGATGGCGCCGAGCTGGTCTCCAACGGGACGCTGTCCGAACGCCAGCCGCCCCAGGAGGGGGACGCGGAGCGGATCAACTCCGAGTTCGACCATCTGGTCATCCCCATGGCCAACGCCTTCCGCCCCGAGTTCGCACCGCGGCTCGACCGGCTGAGCGAGTTGCTCCAACAGCTCACGATCCCCGTCACCGTCACCGGCATCGGGGCGCAGGCCGCACACGGCCTGGGTGCCGAGTCACTCGAACCAATCTCTGACTCAGTCAAGAAGTTCGTCAGCCTCGTGCTCGACCGCTCGGCCTCGATCGGGGTACGCGGCGAGTTCACCCGGTCATACCTGCGCGGGCTCGGCTTCGCTGACGAGGCTGTCGACGTCATCGGCTGCCCATCGCTGTTTCTGCACGGTCGCGACTTCACGGTCGACAAGAAGGTTGACGCGATCACGCAAGACAGTCGGCTGGCCCTCAACCTGACGCCCGAGGTGCCCGGTATCGGCGCGTTCGCGACCGCCCAGACAGAGCGCCACCCCCACCTGACCTACATCGGACAGGACAGCAACGACCTACGGCTGATGCTGTGGGGGGTCCCATTTCCACACGTCCACGATCCGCTCGTGCCGGTCCACCTCAACCACCCGATCTACCAGGCCGACCGGATGCGGCTGTTCCTCGACACCTGGACCTGGTATGACTTCCTCGCGGACCATGACTTCGCGTACGGCACCCGGTTTCACGGCAACGTCGCCGCGCTGCTCGGCGGAACGCCAGCCCTGCTGCTCGCGCACGACTCCCGCACAATCGAACTGGCCGAGTACCACCAGATGCCGTTCACGCTGATGCCCGAGTTCACCGCAGACCTCCGTGCTGAGGAGTTGTACGAGTCGACCGACATGAGCAAGTTCAACGCCGCGATGCCCGAGAGGTTCGACCGCTACACCGCATTCCTCGAGCGCAACCGGCTCGCGCACATCTGGCAGGACGGCGCAGGAACCGGCGAATTCGACGAACGCCTCACGGCTGCAAGGTTCCCAGCGCCCGTTCGTCCGCTGGTCGCCCCTGACGGCGGGGAGATCGCCTCGCGGCTGCAGTGGCTGCGGGAGGGAATGGTGCTTGACATCACCCGCCACGAACAGGCCTACCAGCACCCCTCCCCCTATCCGGAGTGGCGCGGCGGTGGGAGCCTCCACGATCGTCGGGTTCGGGCAACCGACGCCCGGCTCTCGGACCACAAGGCACTGATCGCCAGCCAGAAGACTCAGATCGCGAAGCAGAAGGACCAGATCACCAAGCATTCGGCCGATATCGCCGCGTTGCGCCTGCACCTGACCAAGGTCGAGCACAGGACGCTCGCGGGGCTGCTCGCCCGAATCAAGCGCGCTGTCGTCTCGGCACTCCGGCGCGCATGA
- a CDS encoding SAM-dependent methyltransferase has product MTKRPLPWREAWDLALYADDGFFRTSRPAEHFRTSAHLGGFAAAVAELIARTRARTVVDLGAGGGELLTALLPLVGADVRLIGVEVADRPETLPSSISWLPSLPDRIEGLLIANEWLDNIPCDVVEMAQDGRVRHVLVDPDTGAETFGGECDSEWLRTWWPLSEPGERAEIGATRDAAWADAVARVDGTAVAIDYGHRRADRPPFGTLRSYAAGREVDVVPDGSRDVTAHVAVDAVAHAAGATLHRQRDVLAGLGVDAGRPPLDLARTDPSAYLRRLAAAGEAGELLASGGLGDFWWLVTGPLGRGTLSP; this is encoded by the coding sequence ATGACGAAGCGACCGCTCCCGTGGCGCGAGGCGTGGGACCTGGCCCTGTATGCCGACGACGGCTTCTTCCGCACCTCGCGACCGGCGGAACACTTCCGAACCAGCGCGCACCTCGGCGGATTCGCCGCGGCCGTCGCCGAGCTGATCGCGCGCACCCGTGCGCGCACGGTCGTCGACCTGGGCGCCGGAGGCGGCGAGCTGCTGACCGCCCTGCTGCCGTTGGTCGGCGCGGACGTGCGCCTGATCGGCGTCGAGGTCGCCGACCGGCCGGAGACCCTGCCGTCTTCGATCTCCTGGCTGCCGTCCCTCCCCGATCGAATCGAGGGTCTGCTGATCGCAAACGAGTGGCTCGACAACATCCCGTGTGATGTGGTCGAGATGGCCCAGGACGGTCGAGTGCGCCACGTCCTGGTCGACCCTGACACAGGTGCCGAGACGTTCGGCGGTGAGTGCGACTCGGAGTGGCTCCGCACGTGGTGGCCGCTGTCCGAGCCGGGAGAGCGAGCCGAGATCGGCGCGACGAGAGACGCCGCGTGGGCCGATGCCGTGGCGCGGGTCGACGGCACCGCGGTCGCGATCGACTACGGCCACCGGCGCGCGGACCGCCCCCCGTTCGGGACGCTCCGCTCGTACGCCGCGGGACGCGAGGTCGACGTCGTGCCCGATGGCAGTCGTGACGTCACGGCGCACGTCGCTGTCGACGCGGTGGCTCACGCCGCGGGAGCGACCCTGCACCGCCAGCGCGACGTGCTGGCCGGGCTGGGTGTGGATGCCGGTCGACCACCGCTCGACCTGGCCCGGACCGATCCCTCGGCCTACCTGCGCCGACTCGCCGCCGCCGGAGAGGCCGGCGAGCTCCTCGCGAGCGGCGGTCTCGGCGACTTCTGGTGGTTGGTCACAGGTCCGCTCGGACGTGGAACACTGAGCCCATGA
- a CDS encoding glycosyltransferase family 2 protein — MARLRRRVRRAIARPLDRWRQRSGPLLSIVVPVLDGAATLDECLLSARRQDHRRVEIIVIDDGSTDDSLERARAHARADRRVAVLSQPHAGVGEARRAGVERATGAFLTFLDADDTVTRRGLRAAMEVLEWTGSDVAVMPYQRQEGAVIAPPDPWIETLHARPARHVTLQERPDLLLNEIACGKIFRRAFWVSAGLSFPTVLLAGDQCVTAKAYRDAHGIDISEVVGYTWRRQETSMSQGQVTAEAVGARLDAIDAVLALLEPIPQIRAERALQYLRHNVAGAVLILEQADDDYLEALVRRVPAIVEAAPSDRYETEVPAEYRVLYALLAVGDRATIRRYVQAEGMQPEMHPTGIEPAGLTAYLPGWGHDPVPPEAYVLTAGQAEVQAVVRTVHQDGTNLVLGVEAWFPGVDLVEPLLSVKTDGDLVDVVQWGEPHVSTSRQGAQRRYPGSGWSVTLSGVARRAPRQITVTLTDGAREGTTTTRIPA, encoded by the coding sequence GTGGCACGACTCCGAAGGCGCGTCCGGCGCGCCATCGCGCGGCCGCTGGACCGTTGGAGGCAACGATCCGGGCCGCTGCTCAGCATCGTCGTGCCGGTGCTCGACGGAGCCGCGACGCTCGACGAGTGTCTGCTGTCGGCCCGGCGCCAGGACCATCGTCGGGTCGAGATCATCGTGATCGACGACGGCTCGACCGATGACAGCCTGGAGCGGGCTCGTGCCCATGCCCGCGCAGATCGGCGGGTGGCAGTCCTCAGCCAGCCTCATGCGGGCGTCGGCGAGGCGAGACGTGCCGGGGTCGAGCGGGCCACGGGAGCGTTCCTGACATTTCTGGATGCCGACGACACTGTGACCCGCCGCGGGCTGCGCGCCGCGATGGAGGTGCTCGAGTGGACCGGCTCGGACGTTGCGGTGATGCCCTACCAACGGCAGGAGGGTGCCGTGATCGCGCCGCCCGATCCGTGGATCGAGACGCTGCACGCCCGCCCGGCCCGTCACGTCACGCTCCAGGAGCGCCCGGACCTGCTGCTCAACGAGATCGCGTGCGGCAAGATCTTCCGTCGTGCGTTCTGGGTCTCCGCAGGGCTCTCGTTCCCGACGGTGCTGCTGGCGGGTGACCAGTGCGTCACGGCGAAGGCCTACCGCGACGCACACGGCATCGACATCTCCGAGGTCGTCGGATACACGTGGCGCCGACAGGAGACCTCGATGTCGCAGGGCCAGGTGACCGCCGAAGCGGTGGGCGCTCGACTTGATGCCATCGATGCCGTCCTGGCGCTGCTCGAACCGATCCCGCAGATCAGGGCCGAGCGCGCGCTGCAGTACCTCCGCCACAACGTCGCGGGCGCCGTGCTGATTCTCGAGCAAGCTGACGATGACTACCTCGAGGCGCTGGTCCGGCGCGTGCCGGCGATCGTCGAGGCTGCGCCATCGGATCGTTACGAGACCGAGGTCCCCGCCGAGTACCGAGTGCTCTACGCCCTGCTGGCCGTTGGAGACCGGGCCACGATCCGGCGGTACGTCCAGGCCGAGGGGATGCAGCCCGAGATGCACCCGACCGGCATCGAACCGGCCGGCCTGACGGCGTACCTCCCCGGCTGGGGTCACGACCCGGTGCCGCCCGAGGCCTATGTCCTGACTGCCGGACAGGCCGAGGTGCAGGCGGTCGTGCGGACCGTCCACCAGGACGGGACCAACCTCGTGCTCGGCGTCGAAGCCTGGTTTCCCGGTGTCGACCTGGTCGAGCCCCTGCTGTCGGTCAAGACCGACGGGGACCTCGTCGACGTCGTGCAGTGGGGCGAGCCGCATGTGTCGACGTCCCGCCAGGGTGCGCAGAGGCGCTATCCCGGATCGGGGTGGTCCGTGACGCTCAGCGGCGTGGCGCGGCGTGCGCCACGGCAGATCACCGTGACGCTGACGGACGGGGCGCGGGAGGGGACGACGACGACGCGGATCCCGGCCTGA
- a CDS encoding Rossmann-like and DUF2520 domain-containing protein yields the protein MVRDAQRRGAACATADHRDADGRGAGGDDDDADPGLTPPVCDPRHTSKHCRRFVPTVGWTRQFVWYPLAGLERKASHMTHLSLGVIGAGRVGAVLAARFRTAGYPLVGVSGRSPASLLRISNLLPDVDVLTPTELARASDILVLAVPDDDLIAVAEELAASGAVRPGQYVLHTSGRHGLDALASLTRLGARPIAFHPAMTFSGTPVDLDRSPVFGLTADPAERPLAEELVAALGGTPMWVAEADRALYHAALAHGANHLVTLVAQSMDLLRTAGADDPAAVLRPLLAAALDNVLAYGDAALTGPVVRGDITTIRAHVDALAAADVDDATVDAYLELARATAGRAEVDGRLAASQASTIRQVLDEADWDTLAEIAAGI from the coding sequence GTGGTCCGTGACGCTCAGCGGCGTGGCGCGGCGTGCGCCACGGCAGATCACCGTGACGCTGACGGACGGGGCGCGGGAGGGGACGACGACGACGCGGATCCCGGCCTGACTCCGCCGGTATGTGATCCTCGGCACACCTCGAAGCACTGTCGCCGATTCGTGCCGACGGTAGGCTGGACTCGTCAGTTTGTCTGGTACCCGCTTGCGGGACTGGAACGAAAGGCATCACACATGACGCATCTGTCCTTGGGCGTGATCGGAGCCGGAAGAGTCGGCGCGGTTCTCGCAGCACGATTCCGTACGGCCGGCTACCCGCTGGTGGGCGTCAGCGGACGCTCGCCTGCCTCCCTGCTCCGCATCAGCAACCTCCTGCCGGACGTGGACGTGCTGACCCCGACCGAGCTGGCCCGGGCGAGCGACATCCTTGTGCTCGCGGTGCCCGATGACGACCTGATTGCGGTCGCCGAGGAGTTGGCCGCCTCAGGTGCCGTGCGACCCGGCCAGTACGTCCTGCACACCAGCGGCCGCCACGGTCTGGACGCCCTCGCGTCCCTGACCCGGCTCGGCGCGCGTCCCATCGCGTTCCACCCCGCTATGACCTTCTCGGGCACGCCGGTCGACCTGGATCGTTCGCCGGTCTTCGGGCTGACCGCCGACCCGGCCGAGCGCCCGCTCGCCGAAGAGCTCGTCGCTGCGCTCGGCGGCACCCCGATGTGGGTCGCCGAGGCCGATCGCGCGCTCTATCACGCAGCGCTGGCGCACGGAGCCAACCACCTGGTCACGCTGGTCGCGCAGTCGATGGACCTCCTGCGCACGGCCGGGGCCGACGATCCCGCAGCCGTTCTGCGCCCCCTGCTGGCCGCGGCTCTCGACAATGTCCTGGCCTATGGTGACGCGGCCCTGACCGGCCCTGTCGTTCGCGGTGACATCACCACGATCCGCGCCCACGTCGACGCGCTCGCCGCGGCGGACGTCGATGACGCAACCGTCGACGCCTACCTCGAGCTGGCCCGTGCGACTGCGGGTCGGGCCGAGGTCGACGGCCGGCTCGCCGCGAGTCAGGCCAGCACAATCCGCCAGGTCCTCGACGAGGCCGACTGGGACACGCTCGCCGAGATCGCCGCCGGGATCTGA
- the panC gene encoding pantoate--beta-alanine ligase has translation MTGPIIARTRAELLAAHGGSSVSFVPTMGALHDGHLQLLEHARPLGETLVASIFVNPTQFAPDEDFDAYPRTFDADLDVCARAGVDVVFAPSVPTMYPAGPGDSISVDPGPLGTVLEGSARPTHFRGVLTVVAKLFGLVRPDVAVFGEKDYQQLTLIRHLSRELALGVDIVGCPTVREPDGLAMSSRNRYLSEDDRKRAAYVSAALRAGVSAGPRGAESVLVAAAAVLETAGINPDYLVVTDPDLGPARPGAEARLLVAARVGTPRLLDNTSLTLGA, from the coding sequence GTGACCGGTCCGATCATCGCGCGTACGCGCGCCGAGCTCCTGGCTGCCCATGGTGGCTCGAGCGTCTCGTTCGTGCCGACCATGGGGGCGCTGCACGACGGGCACCTCCAGCTGCTCGAGCACGCGCGTCCGCTCGGCGAGACGCTGGTTGCCTCGATCTTCGTCAACCCGACGCAGTTCGCGCCGGATGAGGATTTCGACGCCTATCCGCGCACGTTTGACGCCGACCTCGATGTCTGCGCGCGGGCCGGGGTCGACGTGGTCTTCGCACCCTCGGTCCCGACGATGTACCCGGCCGGCCCCGGCGACAGCATCTCGGTCGATCCGGGGCCCCTCGGCACCGTGCTCGAGGGCTCGGCTCGGCCGACCCACTTCCGCGGCGTGCTGACCGTCGTCGCGAAGCTCTTCGGACTGGTGCGACCGGATGTCGCGGTGTTCGGCGAGAAGGACTACCAACAGCTAACCCTCATCCGGCACCTGTCGCGCGAGCTCGCGCTGGGTGTCGACATCGTCGGCTGCCCGACCGTGCGCGAGCCGGATGGCCTGGCGATGAGCTCACGCAACCGCTACCTGTCGGAGGACGACCGGAAGCGTGCGGCCTACGTCTCTGCTGCCCTGCGCGCCGGTGTCTCGGCCGGGCCGCGCGGCGCCGAGTCCGTGCTCGTCGCCGCGGCGGCGGTGCTCGAGACCGCCGGGATCAACCCGGACTATCTCGTCGTCACCGACCCCGACCTCGGCCCGGCGAGGCCCGGCGCCGAGGCCCGGTTGCTCGTCGCCGCCCGGGTCGGCACCCCACGCCTGCTCGACAACACGTCCCTCACGCTAGGAGCCTGA
- the panD gene encoding aspartate 1-decarboxylase — MIRTMMKSKIHRATVTQADLHYVGSVTVDRDLLDAADLLPGELVHIVDIDNGARLETYTIAGERGSGVIGINGAAAHLVHPGDLVILIAYAQLTDAEARKLEPSVVFVDADNKVIGTGNDPAEALPGSGLTRGDIVNNPLVAAR, encoded by the coding sequence ATGATCCGCACCATGATGAAGTCCAAGATCCACCGCGCGACCGTGACCCAGGCCGACTTGCACTACGTCGGCTCGGTGACGGTCGACCGGGACCTGCTCGACGCTGCGGACCTGCTGCCCGGCGAGCTCGTGCACATCGTCGACATCGACAACGGCGCACGTCTGGAGACCTACACGATCGCGGGCGAGCGGGGCAGTGGCGTCATCGGCATCAACGGAGCCGCCGCGCACCTGGTCCACCCCGGGGACCTGGTGATCCTGATCGCGTACGCGCAGCTGACCGATGCCGAGGCCCGGAAGCTCGAGCCCAGCGTCGTGTTCGTCGACGCGGACAACAAGGTCATCGGCACCGGCAACGACCCCGCTGAGGCGCTCCCAGGCAGTGGGCTGACCCGGGGCGACATCGTCAACAACCCGCTCGTGGCCGCCCGGTGA
- a CDS encoding type III pantothenate kinase produces the protein MTLLCLDVSNSHTTIGAFHDADLIAHWQVSSDERRTADEWQMLVTGLVSQAGIGRVVAVSLCCTVPAILVELRAMQERYWADLPVAIVGPGVKTGVPIHTDNPREVGADRIVNALAAVELYGGPAIVVDLNGTATIFDVVDESNRYIGGAIAPGVELSLDALARRGAQLRSVELALPRDVVGKNTVEALQSGVVYGFAGLVDGMVTRIIDSLDVDPDHVTVIATGSFPDAVVDNCSTITARDPWLTLTGLRLIHEKNHD, from the coding sequence ATGACCCTGCTCTGTCTGGACGTCAGCAACAGCCACACGACGATCGGCGCCTTCCATGATGCGGACCTGATCGCGCACTGGCAGGTCTCCTCGGACGAGCGGCGCACCGCAGATGAGTGGCAGATGCTCGTCACCGGGCTCGTGAGTCAGGCCGGCATCGGCCGGGTCGTGGCGGTCAGCCTGTGCTGCACCGTGCCGGCGATCCTGGTCGAGCTGCGCGCCATGCAGGAGCGCTACTGGGCCGATCTCCCGGTCGCGATCGTGGGCCCCGGTGTCAAGACCGGCGTCCCGATCCACACCGACAACCCCCGCGAGGTCGGTGCCGACCGGATCGTCAACGCCCTGGCAGCCGTAGAGCTCTACGGCGGACCGGCCATCGTGGTCGACCTCAACGGCACCGCGACAATCTTCGACGTCGTCGATGAGTCCAACCGCTACATCGGCGGTGCCATCGCGCCCGGCGTCGAGCTCTCCCTCGACGCGCTGGCCCGCCGCGGCGCGCAGCTGCGGAGCGTCGAGCTGGCCCTCCCGCGCGACGTCGTGGGCAAGAACACCGTTGAGGCGCTGCAGTCCGGTGTGGTCTACGGCTTCGCCGGCCTGGTCGACGGGATGGTGACCCGCATCATCGACTCTCTCGACGTAGACCCCGACCACGTCACGGTGATCGCGACGGGGTCCTTCCCGGACGCGGTCGTCGACAACTGCTCGACCATCACGGCCCGCGATCCGTGGCTGACGCTGACGGGCCTCCGGCTGATCCACGAGAAGAACCACGACTGA